The following is a genomic window from Lagenorhynchus albirostris chromosome 2, mLagAlb1.1, whole genome shotgun sequence.
GAGGGGCGGGCGGCGGGCAGAGGGGGCTTTCCCCGCGGGGCGGAGCGCGGGGAGCTGTGTGCAGCTGAAACTCGGGGCTAGGTGAGGTGGGGGCAcgtggggagggagtgggaggctGACAGCGGGGATCAGCTAGAGTGGGGGCGCCACTGAGGAGGGACTGGAGCAGGAAGGAGGAGCGGAGCTGGAGGCCGAGAGTCTCAGGGAGGAGTGGGAGGAGACTGGAGGAGAGGGGCCATCAGAGCCGGAGGGAAGCGCATCTGTGAGGGAGTGAGCAGAGGCGAGAGCTGGCCTGGGAGGGCCGTGGTGTCTTGGAAGAGAATAGGCACGGAGCACGCTCCTTCCACTGAAGGAGGAATCTAGTGAGATTCTGGGGGCAAAAAGGGGCGTGAGTACCTGGAACTGGGTGATGTGAGGGGCTCCCAGTTGGGAAACCGGAAACAGTGGTAAGAGCGCTGCTGGGGCTCAGAGGGGCTCTTGCTCCAAAGCAGCTTAGGTCCCGTGGGAGGAGGAAGCCTCCTTTGGTGTCGGGAGAGCATGAGGTTTCCTCCCACTCAGTGAGGGAAGCACTTGCCTCAAGACTATAGGCTTTGAGGACCTCTAGAGGTTTCCCTGGGGCATGCCACCggcccccccctccccctccactccgCCCCAAGCCTGGTGGGAGTGAGAGGTCAGGTCAGGCCAAGGCTGGGGAGTTTAAGAGTTAGATGTATTCTCAGGGCCTGGCTGGCTACTCCTAGGTGGATGTCCCATTAGAGACGGACTCAGCCTCCCATCATGTGGTTTGTGCCACCGCTGAGCCCCTTAGTGAGAGGCTGCTtttccccagcctcagtttccctgccaaGAGGTCAGTGGTGAAACTGGTCAGTGGTAAAACCCAGGTCCCTTTTCTGTCCCCCTGGGCTGGAAACTAGCTAGTTCAcccaacctctctgggcctgcttTCCTCCACCAGGTGCTTCCTTTTCCTCAGAACAGTTCTGAGTCTGAGAGCCTAGGAATTCTTTTAAGAGTGATTTATTTCATGCTGATCACACTTTCCAGTACAAATGGAAGCCCAAAGTGCAGTTACAAAAACAAAAGCGTTTTCTGTTCAGTTTtggaagacatggaggaaacttttCTTTAAACACGTTGGGTAGAACTGGGGAATTGGTTTGCATTGAGGGAGGTGACCCAGTTGCTGAGATATCAAGAAGCCAGCCAGGGATGAAAACTTTGCTTGTACAATCTGTGGCCACCCACTGGGTGCCTGGGAGTTGACCACAGCAGTTGAAGGGCAAGAGCACTGGTTTTGGAGTAAGATGTGCTCTGCCATCCTGCCTCACTCTGGGGCTGTGACAACAGCTTAGCCACAGGTTCAAAGAGTTGCTGAGAGGGAGAGGTGAAATGTGTGTAAAAGTTCTTTGTAAACAGCAAGCTACTGTAAATTATTAATGTTAGTGcctagtcttatttttttttttttttaaatttttgcggtacgcgggcctctcactgttgtggccgctcccgttgcggagcacaggctccggacgcgcaggctcagcggccatggctcacgggcctagccgctccgcggcatgtgggatcttcccggaccggggcacgaacccgcgtcccctgcatcggcaggcggactctcaaccactgcgccaccagggaagcccagtgcctagttttattaataatatttcagGCTCTGCCATATTGTGTCATCCTTGTCAGGACCCCTCAAGAGGGTTTACCTCTGACAGCCCCATTGTTAACACTGGTCtgacttttttgttatttttatctaaTGAGGTTAAACTTTGCCTTTCATGGCAAGATAAAGTTGTCTTTAAGGGAGTTCCTGAAACATCAGGGCCCAGAGAAGCAACAATGAATATTTTGCATGCCAGGAAGGAGGCAAAAGAGGAAGTAGAATTATAATCAACTGATACTTAAAAGAGTTAGGTGCTATTTAGTTAGGCTGTTAAGCTCCAAATGGGCAGGGTATTAATACCCTTAGGGGTTACCCTTAGCTGTTAATTAGCTGGACTATTAGTTCTATGAGGGCGGTGTTTTAACTGCTTTGTTCACTGCAGAAGCTTCAGCTCTTGACACACAGTAAGCCTAAAACAAATATTGCTGGAATGTCTCAGCCGCTGAAGGGCCCTTTGAAGTCACTGGTGAATTTACTCTGTCCTTTGACATTTGGGGAAACAGGGCCAAGTGCGGAAgggacttgtccagggtcacactgGGATTGAGTGGCTGAGTCAGGACTAGAATCCAACAAAGATAGTGGAGCCCAAGCTGTGCCAGAGCCAACACCTAGCTAGCATCTGTGACTTTGTTTTGCTTGaggtagctattattatcctccgatttcaaatgaagaaacaggcccagagaggtaaagggACTTTagcaaagtcacacagctggtaagttcCAGACCTGAAATCCCATCCTCACATAAAAATGGGGACCTGGGTTCTCTTGAAATATCTGCCCGAGGTGAGAGGTAGGTGCCCTCCCTGGGGGGAGCAGCTctctccagttctccatggtTACCACCTGGGTGGCTTCTCTCTGGGCTGGATTTTCCTGGGCCCAAGGCCATTTCATTTGTGTGGGTGAGCCCTGTCAGGGCAGGGAGCCTGTCTGCCTTGTAAACCATGTGCCCCTGCcttgtgcctggcatatagtaaatactGAGTAAAATCTGTGGGATGGGTATAACCCAGGGCTCTCCCACTCCAAAGCCTATTCATTACCCCATCCCCACAACTTGGTCTGCTGTTTTGCCCCCAGAGGTATCAGGGGGAGACCAGGAGGAACTAGGGGTGGCAAGCCTTGGTTGAGGAAGGAGGTGAGGAGGTTGACCTTGAGTTTAGAAAAGGGGAATGTGAATTGGGAGGGCTGGGGAgttaggagaggagaggaggaagatgcTGCTCAGATTGACAGAATTCCCACCTGGGCGCTGGAGATCCCAGTTCTGAAGTTCAGCCAACCCAGGAGCCTCCCAAACCTGCAAGACATGCCCCAACCAGGCCACAGGCCTTTTGCATTACCTGCTAGCACAGTCTACCCCCTCTACCCTCCTGCTCTGGGATggggctcctggggctgctgagcTTGAGGCCCTTTTCTCTGGGGATTTCACTTCCCAGCCACTTCTCTTGGGTCAGTGGGCAAGTGCAAATCTTCAGAGCCCTGTGAATCCAGGGAGGTTACTCTGAATGGTCTTTGCTGAGAACACTTTAATTATTAAACTCCAACCAAATTCCCTTGGTCCCTAAATGCATCCTCAGAGAAGGGTAGAGATTTAAAGAGACAGTTAACTTTCTAAGGCCTCCAAACCCAGTGGAACCAACTATCAAGGGCTAAAAGAGGACCGAGTTTTTTAAGAGAACCCCAAGTAAATTTTTCAAGCtgggaatattttaaatactaataCTCAGGCTGGGGATATTTCAAATACTACtactcttaataataataattactactactattagtaATTAATACTAATAATAGGAATCATTTATTGAATCCCTAAACAGTGCTAAAACTGTTCTCATAAATTTAATCTTTGTAGCAATCTATGAGGTAGATAATATAATTCTTATGTGGGAGCTGAGGATCAGAGAAGGTGAGACACTTGtcttaggtcacacagctagtatatTATGGAATCAGGAGTCAAACCTGGTTTGTCCAAATCTGAAGTCCATCTCCTTCACGAGCCTTTATAGtgtctcttttctccttggtTCCTAACTTCCTTTCATTGTGATTCCCAGTGAGTAGAGGATAGAAGCCAGTCAAGTTTGCCTCACATCCATGAACCAGGCCCTGGACACCTGGTCTCAGCCTAGCTTTGCCCgccttgctgtgtgatcttgggtaagtcacAACATTTCAGCTAGCCCTCGGTTTCCCCAAATGTTTCATGCCAAGGTTAACCACGAGCTTCCTTCTGCAGCTGAGGCCTGGCTAGGGATGCAGAGTTTAGCCTGGATTTGACCAACGTGGGAGTGGTGatcgggggaggggagagggtggaggtTGTCTTTAGCCCCACCCTCTGGTGACATCACACAAGACCCCTATAGTCCCTGGAAGCCCCACCCCTGTAGACCCTCACCTGTGGAAGTGCCACCCAGTGCTTGGCATCTGGCGAATTTGCCCTGTTCCACAGCAGAAGTCATCAGCCCCTGGGTTCAAGAGAAATCCTTAGGTAACCAGTGCAATTAGGGAGACTTGGAGGGGGGCCATGGAGGTGTACTGGATTGGGGTGGGATGCCTGGAACAGCCAGGTTCTGGCAGCCTGGTGGGCAGACTACTCAAAGGATGCCCTGAGGGTGCCCTCTGAATACTCACCCTCATCCTTCTGGCTCTTGCTAGACTCCTGCCCCTGCTTCTTTCCCCTGGATCCAGTGCCCCTTTCCATGGAGTCAGGAGATGGGAACTAACTCTGAAAATAGAGCTAGTCAAATGGAATGGGGCCACTGGTCTAAAGGTCTAAAGGAAATAGGGCAACTTGACCTCTGTCATCCCAGTATGCAGCCTCTGGGTTCTGTGCTTAGGGCCCACTgtgtctgggggaggggaagggctgcGAGTGAGCTATCGCCCACCTGAGGAGGTAGCTGTGAGCCAGGGCTTCATTGGTGCAGAGAGAGTGGGTAGCTGGCAACTGGGTGAGTCTGAGGTCCCTGGATGCAAGTCAGTTGCTAGAagcctaaggaaataatttatgGGAAAGGACCTGGTTGCCTGCTTTAgaccagtgttttccaaagtagttctTTGGGATGCAGTTAGGTGTGACAAGAAGCAGGGCAGCAGGAGTGGCTGAGAGTATCTGTGCTTTGCAGTCGGGGAGCTGGGTCCGGATCCtggctccatctctctctctctctctctctgtatggcCTTGGCTAAGGAGCTCCCAACCTCTCTGAATTTCACTCAACAACAAAATGGGCATAGTAATACCTACCTTACAGGCTAGTTATGAGAATTAATTGCAACAAGGCTATGAAGAGTGAGCATATAGTAAACACTTACTACATTTCAGCTAGCTTTATAATATAATCATTACTGGGAAAGGAATCCTTGGTCATGTAAGCTTGGCAAATGTAGGTTCAACAAAGTGAAGCAGGCTTCTTTGGTGCAAACCTTCTCCGAGCCTTTAATATGCTGTTATTACTTGGGAAGTTCTAAGAGTGGGATGTGGAGCATCGGACTGGACTTAACAGATCACAGGGACTCAGGAACTAAGGCACCATCGAATGTCATCATTCCCTGGTCTTTGCCCTCATGGTGGAATGGAAACGTGGCTGGATTGGGCAACTCTGGGGAAGGGCTTGCTGTCTCTGGGCTCTTGTTTTCTCAATGTAAAACAAAAGAGCTGCGAGATGCTTTCAGAGGCCTTTTCTGGTCCCCTGAAGTTCTGAGTCGGGAAGACAAAGTTGTAGACAAGGGTAAAGGCCAGACTGTTGAGGCTAAAGCCCTGTCTCTTGGGGAGGAGAAGAAATCCAGTGCTGGCTCCTCAACCAGGGGAGTTCTTATGCTCTGGACAGAAGTGGCCCCACTAATTAGTTCATCAGCAAGGTCTTCTTCCTAAACCTGCCAGGCTGTCTGGGAATAGAAAGTAGTGGTGTAATGACATTTAATTCTTTCCTCCCTACCAGATGAGGAAAGGCCAGAGACCAGAGCTGACTCCAGAATGTAATGCAGGAGGAGCTCAGGGATGCAAATCAGGCTCGGGGTGTGCTAACACACCTCGTGTGTGGGCTGGGGGCTTGTCTTGATGTTGCCTTTGCATAGCAAGCACATTGCATTTACTTGGACCATGTGCGAATTATTGGGTGGCTTTGGGGGTGATCACGGTGCTGCTGGTGGCGGGGAAGTTGAGTGCAGATCTTCTTGCCTCTTAGAATGACTGGTGCAAAGGAAGTTGcaataaatatctgatgaatgaTGGACAGAGTACATCTGGCTGCTGAGTCCAATAAGCTTCTTGGGGGAGAATATGAGGGAGGGGAGTTGTCTGTCTAGCTAGTTGTCTGGCTAGTTTTTCAACAGATATTTGATTTAATGAATGAAACAGTGGATAATGATAAGCCTGAATTAAGCAATTGGTACCAGGCAAAAGCAGTatataattatgaaataattaataGTACTTGCCACCTTGTTTTGCAAAGGGCAGTTTAAGGAAGTGGTTAAGATTGCAAACTGAGTTTATATCAtgcctctgccacttcctaggcagggtacttaacttctctgtgccttagtttccttatatgAAAAATGGGCATAATGATAATACCTATCTGATAGGGTGCTATGATGCTTAAATGAGTCAAATATGCATAAAGTGCTTAAGACACGGACACATAGCACATGCTGTGTAAGCATTTGCTatgctttgttttcctctctgttACCTCTACCATATCATGAAGTTCCTGAAGGCAGGGATCAAATTCTTTTCCactctcctgcccacccccacctttgGGACCCGGCACAGGACATGAAGCAGAGAAGGGGCTCAGTAAGTGTTTGCTAAAGGAATGAATGTGTTTTAACTGCTAAATTGTATAACCCATTATAGATCTCCCACAGGGAGAAGTAAGGGGGCATTAAGGAAGTCCCCCGGAGGTGACAGCTTGTACTGGTTTTAAAGGATTTCAGTAGAGGGAAAGGAAGTTGGCACAGGGTCTGACATTTGGGTTAGGTGGGAAATGAGGGTGGGAGCAGGTCATGGGGACTTGAATTCCAGGTGAGGGGTTAGATTGGATTTATTTGCAATTAGCAATGGTGGAAGGGCTGGAGGGGGGAACTTTTGAGTGAGGGTGTGGCTGAGGGAAAGGGCTGTTTTTATAGGATCAGTTGTTACTAGGGTCTTTTGGGAAAAAAGTGGCTTTTCGAGTTGGGCCTTGAAGGCTATGAAGTATTATCAGGATGCTATTATGttgttttttcattcaacaaacattgagcACCAGCTACCTGCTAAGCACCAGGGGTTCACAAAATAATAAGACAAACTGCCTACCCTGGAGGAGCTCACATTAACAATTTAATGCCCGTGAGAAGTATTATAATGGTCAAAGGATTGTAGGCACTCAAGTTAGAGGGATCATCATCGGAGGACCTCCAGGGAAAGTGTCATAGAAGAAATGGGTTTTGAGGGATGAATAAGAGTTTGCCAGATGGGCAAGATGAGGTAAATGGctcaggtggagggaacagctTGTGCAGAGCTATAGACATGTGAAACAGCAGGCCCACGGTTTTGATGAGGCTGTGGCTGGATGTGAAATGCACTGTGGTTGAGTAATAAGGCTAGGAAAGGTAGTAGGGACCAGATCATGTAGGGTGATGGAGGGTCAATGGCAGACCCTGGCCACTCCGAAGGAGTTAAAGGTAGAGGCAGCAGGTCTGTTAGCAAGGTCATTGTCAGGTAAACACTGATGGCAACATGAACACAGGAGAAAACAATGAGGGTTGCTGTATAGAGCCTGGACTGGAAAGAGGTAGGATGACATAGTGAGCCTCTTTAACACATGcctcaaacatttactgaacacctactatgtgccaggcactgttctaggcactcgAGATACAATAGGGAGAAGAACAATCATGAGTCAGAGCTGAGCTCTCCCTTAGGACAACTCCCCTCCTCTTAAACTCAGTGTAGggataagggggtggggaagagcaCAGCCCCCCAGCTGCTGCTCATGGGGCAGGAGGGTGAGGACACCAGCCCCCTAACCTTGCTCGggcctctctcccagctcctcGCCACGCCCACAGCCATGGCCACAATGGTGGCCCAGAAGCTCAGCCACCTCCTGCCCAGTTTGCGGCAGGTCCACCAGATGCCTCGGCCGTCTGTGCAGCCAGAGCCTGTGTTCACGGTGGACCGAGCCGAGGTGCCGCCCATCTTCTGGAAGCCATACATCTATGTGGGCTACCGGCCGCTGCATAGGACCTGGCGCTTCTACTTCCGCACACTGTTCCAGCAGCACAACGAGGCGGTGAACGTCTGGACCCACCTGCTGGCGGCCCTGGTGCTGCTGCTGCGGCTGGCCATCTTTGTGGGGACCGTGGACTTCCGGGGAGACCTGCACGCCCTGCCCCTTTTCATCATTGTTCTTGCCTCCGTCACCTACCTCTCCCTCAGTGCCTTGGCTCACCTCCTGCAGGCCAAGTCCGAGTTCTGGCATTACAGCTTCTTCTTCCTGGACTACGTGGGTGTGGCTGTGTACCAGTTTGGCAGTGCCCTGGCACACTTCTACTATGCCATTGAGCCCGCCTGGCATGCCCAGGTGCAGACCTTTTACCTGCCCATGGCTGCCTTTCTCGCCTGGCTTTCCTGCGCTGGCTCCTGCTACAACAAGTACATCCAGAAGCCCGGCCTGCTGGGCCGCACTTGCCAGGAGGTGCCTTCGGCACTGGCCTACGCACTGGACATCAGCCCCGTGGTGCACCGCATCCTCGTGTCCCCCAACCCTGCCACGGACGACCCGGCTCTTCTCTACCACAAATGCCAGGTGGTCTTCTTTCTGCTGGCGGCCACTTTCTTCTCTGCCTTCGTGCCTGAGCGCTGGTTCCCTGGCAGCTGCCATGTCTTTGGGCAGGGCCACCAGCTCTTCCATGTCTTCTTGGTACTGTGCACGCTGGCTCAGCTGGAGGCCGTGGCGCTGGACTACGAGGCCCGGCGGCCCATCTATGAGCCTCTGCACACCCGCTGGCCCCACAACTTCTCCGGCCTCTTCTTGCTTACTGTAGGCAGCAGCATCCTCACTGCATTCCTTCTGAGCCAGCTGGTACGGcgcaaactcagtctcgatcggAAGACCCAGTGAAGGGGGGTGGCAGCTTTTAGGGAGGGAGGTATAGTGGGGGCCCAAGGGTCTGGGCTTGGCTCCAGATGGGAACAAGGCCTGGTAAAATTGCTTGTGTCTGGCCCGCAGTGACTTCTCTGTGCACGCCTCAGCTGCCAAGGGGGGGCACTGGCCAGTCCTTGGATTTGA
Proteins encoded in this region:
- the PAQR7 gene encoding membrane progestin receptor alpha isoform X1, which codes for MHKVLKTRTHSTCCVSICYALFSSLLPLPYHEVPEGRDQILFHSPAHPHLWDPAQDMKQRRGSLLATPTAMATMVAQKLSHLLPSLRQVHQMPRPSVQPEPVFTVDRAEVPPIFWKPYIYVGYRPLHRTWRFYFRTLFQQHNEAVNVWTHLLAALVLLLRLAIFVGTVDFRGDLHALPLFIIVLASVTYLSLSALAHLLQAKSEFWHYSFFFLDYVGVAVYQFGSALAHFYYAIEPAWHAQVQTFYLPMAAFLAWLSCAGSCYNKYIQKPGLLGRTCQEVPSALAYALDISPVVHRILVSPNPATDDPALLYHKCQVVFFLLAATFFSAFVPERWFPGSCHVFGQGHQLFHVFLVLCTLAQLEAVALDYEARRPIYEPLHTRWPHNFSGLFLLTVGSSILTAFLLSQLVRRKLSLDRKTQ
- the PAQR7 gene encoding membrane progestin receptor alpha isoform X2, which codes for MATMVAQKLSHLLPSLRQVHQMPRPSVQPEPVFTVDRAEVPPIFWKPYIYVGYRPLHRTWRFYFRTLFQQHNEAVNVWTHLLAALVLLLRLAIFVGTVDFRGDLHALPLFIIVLASVTYLSLSALAHLLQAKSEFWHYSFFFLDYVGVAVYQFGSALAHFYYAIEPAWHAQVQTFYLPMAAFLAWLSCAGSCYNKYIQKPGLLGRTCQEVPSALAYALDISPVVHRILVSPNPATDDPALLYHKCQVVFFLLAATFFSAFVPERWFPGSCHVFGQGHQLFHVFLVLCTLAQLEAVALDYEARRPIYEPLHTRWPHNFSGLFLLTVGSSILTAFLLSQLVRRKLSLDRKTQ